A genomic window from Gossypium hirsutum isolate 1008001.06 chromosome D12, Gossypium_hirsutum_v2.1, whole genome shotgun sequence includes:
- the LOC107945476 gene encoding protein Mpv17, whose translation MEALGGNCAFWGWKLPEIRNTKRPFPSKSKSSDSSAESTGSRGYRFPLKQAVTASSLALTGDTIAQLSSHWRKRKDSISGSSDTSKDIMPSVISDHDWLRALRMTSYGFLLYGPGSYAWYKYLDHCLPHQTPQNIMLKVLLNQIVLGPCVIGVVFAWNNLWLGKLSELPDKYQKDALPTLFYGFRFWIPVSLLNFWVVPLQARVAFMSVGSIFWNFYLSSTMSQ comes from the exons ATGGAGGCATTGGGCGGTAATTGCGCGTTTTGGGGTTGGAAACTTCCGGAGATAAGAAACACAAAGAGGCCGTTTCCGTCAAAGTCAAAATCCTCGGATTCATCCGCAGAGTCAACGGGCAGTCGAGGCTACCGTTTCCCGTTGAAGCAAGCGGTGACAGCTTCCTCACTCGCTCTCACGGGCGATACTATTGCTCAACTAAGCTCCCATTGGAGAAAACGGAAAGATTCCATTTCTGGTTCCAGTGATACAAGTAAG GATATCATGCCAAGCGTCATTTCAGATCATGATTGGCTTCGTGCCTTGAGGATGACTTCTTATGGTTTCCTTTTATATGGTCCTGGCTCATATGCTTGGTATAAATATCTGGATCACTGTTTGCCACATCAGACACCACAAAATATAATGTTGAAG GTTTTACTAAACCAGATAGTGCTTGGTCCTTGTGTAATTGGTGTTGTCTTTGCATGGAACAATTTATGGCTAGGAAAGCTCTCAGAGCTTCCTGACAAATATCAGAAGGATGCTCTCCCAACACTGTTTTATG GATTTAGGTTTTGGATCCCCGTCAGCTTGTTGAATTTTTG GGTGGTCCCTCTTCAAGCCCGTGTAGCTTTCATGTCCGTAGGATCCATTTTTTGGAACTTTTACTTGTCGTCAACTATGAGCCAGTAG